A genomic window from Sulfurimonas paralvinellae includes:
- a CDS encoding sulfite exporter TauE/SafE family protein, with product MDTVNLLTIVSIAFLGSFGHCIGMCGGIVLAYSTIKIEPASSKVSKTVAHLLYNFGRVLTYTILGALFGAIGGVATFNNTANGTLLIIAGTAMVLAGLSLMGKIKFLTVIEHSISSSNFYKKSFQKILHSKSNVSFFILGMLNGLLPCGFVYFFAITAASTASPFYGALVMFIFGVSTIPAMFSLGFLSSLASATSFRNMMMSLSSVAVVLYGLFTLYNGYDYLTNPLRTILQCH from the coding sequence ATGGATACAGTCAATTTACTGACAATCGTCTCTATTGCTTTTTTAGGTTCCTTCGGTCATTGCATCGGTATGTGCGGCGGTATTGTTTTGGCATATTCGACCATTAAAATAGAGCCTGCAAGCTCAAAGGTATCTAAAACAGTTGCACACCTGCTTTATAATTTTGGAAGAGTGCTTACCTATACGATCTTAGGAGCTCTTTTTGGTGCTATCGGAGGTGTGGCTACGTTTAACAATACGGCAAACGGTACACTTTTAATTATTGCCGGTACGGCCATGGTCTTGGCGGGACTCTCTTTGATGGGGAAGATAAAGTTTCTGACGGTTATTGAACACTCCATATCTTCATCGAACTTTTATAAAAAATCATTTCAAAAGATACTTCACTCCAAATCTAATGTCAGCTTCTTTATACTCGGTATGCTCAATGGACTACTGCCATGTGGTTTTGTCTACTTCTTTGCCATTACGGCTGCAAGTACGGCAAGTCCTTTTTACGGTGCACTTGTAATGTTCATCTTTGGCGTGAGTACGATTCCGGCAATGTTTTCACTTGGTTTTCTCTCTTCGCTTGCTTCGGCTACCAGCTTTAGAAACATGATGATGAGCCTCTCATCTGTAGCAGTTGTTCTCTATGGTCTGTTTACACTTTATAATGGTTATGATTACTTG